In the genome of Brachypodium distachyon strain Bd21 chromosome 3, Brachypodium_distachyon_v3.0, whole genome shotgun sequence, the window TCAGATGAACTTCAGTAACGCGCAAACAGTTCGACCAACTTACCCCAAACATGGACATCTGTGTTGATGACCCGATTGCAACTCCGAGGGAAAGGTCCtacaagaaaaacatgatAAGCTTACATAATCGGTGTGAATGTTAAAAAGGACTGTTAGCAGTTTTAAGATGATCTTACTAATTTGTCTTTCATTGCAAACATGACAGCACTAGTATGCTCTGCAGCATTCCCCACAATTGGAAGCAAAATAACACTGATGAATGCAACTGGTATGTTCCAAGCCTTGGAAGCCCCCTGGTCAATTTGCAAAGTTAATTCAAATTACTGTTGCTGAAAGAGAAATAATAATCTTGTGCACAGTCTTTTAATGGTCACCAGCAACATAAGTAACTGAAGAATCTGCATCTAATCATCTATGGACCAACAAGAGCACTTACATCGATTGCGTCAACTAAGTAGTCAGAGAGTACTGAGATCCAAGTAGTCAAAATTGCAAGCCAGGCAATGGCTTCCCATTTGGAAATCTCAGGAGCTTCACCATCATTGTCATTCACAACATTATCAACTCTTCCCTGGTTCAAATGAAGATATGTAACTCAGACATTTGCAAACAAATAGAAAAATAGCAAGTTcagtaaaaaaacaatttataCAAACTCTGCATTTTAGTATGGGTAATCCACGATACTTACTTCATTAGATTCCTCGCGATGGCGACTGCTTGACAGTTCAAAGTAAATGTAACAGGCATAAGCAACAAGCATGATGCAGCTGCTGAACCTTGACAAGGCTAGTCCAGACTTGCCAGAGTGGACTTCTGAATGAGTGTAATGCAGTACTGTAGGAGGCAGCAACCCTAATACCGCCATCAAAAGCAGCCCGGAGCTCACTACTGCATCTGACTGCAACGAACACATAACGAACGCTCTTATCTGTATCATGCAAATCTGATTACAAAACAAGAACTGTCACCTTGCGGAAGTTCTGCTCCCTTTTGCCGCAAGTGACCCCGCCACTGAAGAATGCGCAACCAAGAACCAGAAGCAAGTTTGATAAGATGGAGCCTAGAAGAGATTGCTGAACAACTCGTAACTTTCCAATCCTTAGGGCATGGATCGATATAATCAACTCGGTTGCGTTGCCAAATGTAGCACTCAGAAGGCCCCCAACTGCACATGAAATTTTTGTCAAACCAACAACAATGCTGCTGCACCCATATAGTCATGTAAATGAAACTCAGATCAGaattcttgaaagaaaagcAACTGAGTGAGACCTGTTGGGCCAGTGAAGAACGCCAACTGCCTGCAGTAAGAAACAAAGTGTCAAATATGTTTGTTAAATAAGATCGACATGAATCACCAAATGAGAGAGGAAAATTGTATCAATTACTCTGTGGCAAAACCCAATCGCTCTGCCAAGGGAATAATGCCCAACAGGGTCAGAGGGAATACCCAACccttcaaaagaaacaaacagtAATAATGCAACAATAAGACAAGAAACAGACATGAATGAAATACAACCAATGGACGAGTTGTCGATGAAATTTAGTTCAGTTACATGATTTCCGGTCAGATAGTTGACAAGAATCGCCAAAAAACCACACGGTATCAATACGTTGAGCTTCGACTTGAGCAGCACAATCTTCACGCTATGAAAGAAACCCAAACTCACAAAGCCTGCGTTTCTTTCAAGGCCGAGTCTTTGAGACATTGCTTCCGGGGCGATAAGCGTCTCGGCCTCCTCGAAATCCTCTGCTCCACCAGCGAATGGAGGGACCTGTTCTATAGGAAAATCGATCAGCAAGAACAGATCCAGTGAATAAGTATGGAGAAACCAAACTAGTAAaaaagatttaaaaaaaagtaggaGTACAATGCAACTGGGGAATGAATGCCTTAGACGTCATGGACAACGATTATGATCACTCACTTGAGTGGCCGACTTCTGGCTCTTCCCGTTAATCCTATCCATCTGTGAACCAATATCATCCGGTGAATATATAGACAGCAATTTAATTGATTAATTATTGCGCACATTGATTGGTGCTTATTTGTCGATTAATACAGCAATCTCTCTCAATTACTCCCCAGGCATGAGACGGTGCTAGCAACAATCCCAATAACAAAACGATTTGGGTGGAATGGAGGTTCTGATAGAACAAGGACAGAAACAGATACAGATGAGGAATTGGACGAACCTGATGGGAGTTCTGGCGGCCGGGCAAGAGCCGCCGGGCGtcggagcccgccgccgccgccgtcgacgtcATCGCCCTGATCCAGAGACGAAAGCCGAATTCAGAAACGAAATCGCGATGAACATAAGGAAAGGAACAGGTGGACAAGGCAGAATCAAGAAccgaaggaaagaaaaagaagaagtacCCTTGATCTCTGGAAATATGCATATCTCCTAAACCTGATCCTAATTAAGTCATCGCTCATCATCCACGGGGAattgaggaggagaagaacgagatgcatgcatggttagGTTAGAGACGGGTGCGGCACCTCGTCTCCTGCAATGCAAATCCACCTCCTTTCTGGTTTTGTTTAGGTCGTGGTTTGGAAGAGTCAGAGAGTATGTAGAGAGTATAGAGACAGTACTGTACTAGAGTATAGAGAGAGAACGTATGTATTGACGTGTGGCAAACTGGCAAATAGCAGGTTTTGCAAAAGAGCCCTCGATGTTAAGGGAAAGGGTTCATTTGATATATAGAAATAAGCAAAGAGTTAGAATAGGAGAACAACAATTAAAAGCATTGCAAGATTattagaagagaaaaaaagctGATAAAAAAGGTGCTCAGTTTTAGAGGGCTCTCTAGGATACAGTCAATTGCTGAAGTTCTCGGAACAATGTTACAAGGAGCCATGGTTTGATATTTCGTCCATAGGCTTCAAACATAAGTGTGAttctaaaacaaaatttgcaaGAATTGAGGTTCGGATCGAAGAGCGGCCTTCGTTTTCTGAGGCCTTGAAGGTAGTACATCGTAGCTTGGCAAGACAGGATGGCTATCTCCTCCTTGATGGTGGTTTTCCTTTCCTGGCGTTGTTGTGTCCGGTCTTCTCGTCGCCCTTCTTGATGAATCCGGTTAGAACCTTTTTAGCCTTTGACCATTGCTGCTCTGACTCCCGGTTTCTCATGAACGGGCAGACTTCGCTGATGGTAATCTTTGGAACCACGCGAACTTGTTCTGCCTTGTTGTTCTCCTCGTGTACTTCTTCTACTTTGTTCTTCTCATCGTGCTCTCCAGTGTCATGGACAGCTGACCCAACTTTAGTTCCAGTAGATGGCATTCCCATGGAACTCAGCAACTTCTGCTCAAGCGAGTGCTCAGTTGTAGCTCCCAGTGATTTCAAAGATTTCACACCCAATTTCACTTCCCTCCTGGATTCGGTGTGCGAAACAGAGCTCTCGGTAACATTTTGAGGTTCTGGTGGAGCTGGATTGGTGTTTGGCAGTACTTGTGATAGACTGAAAGATGCACCTCCCATGCCCCCAACGAGATCTCTCCAGGCAGATTTTTGGGTCCATATGGAACCTTTTTTAGGTTCAGAAGCAATCACATTTTGTGAACCTTCATTATTGGTAGAAGAACCTGTTAGAGCCTCAACACCTTGAAGACGAGAAGAACTTGTATCTCTATCCCCATGTGTTCCTTTTCCAGAAAAAAGAGGAgttttttgttcattttggTTGGCTCCTGATATAGCAGGCAAAGACTTCTTCTCTGTAGTCCTACCTGAAATCAGTGAAGTAGACTGTTTCTTATTTCTAGGTTCAGATAAATCCTCAGATTTCTGTCTCTTCTTCTGTTGGAAAGTCTCTTCAAGCTGCTGACGTTTTCTGAACTGCTCATCCTGAAACTAATTCACAGAATGTTATTGCACATAATTAATTCCAAAAAAACATGTTCATAACAAAAAATTGATCACAGAAGAATTGCAAAATATACCTTACTCACAACCTGTTTTCCACTATTTAACTCGACAGCTGAGTTCTTAGCCTTGCGCGGAACAATGTTGATCACAAGGTCATCATCCAATTCTTCCTCAGAAGggtcttctgcttcttccaTTTGCAGGTCATCCAAAGCTTCTTCAGGAGTCTCTTCAGTTTCATCAATTGGCAAGTCATTCTCAGAATCAGAAGGTTCCGTGTCCGTGGTGTTAACATCAACATCATGTTTCTGAATTTCCAACGAATCAAAATGCTCATTGTCCTTCTCTAAGAGCTTGCTCATCACAGAATTCATTATGGTGCGCTCCTTCTCATATGCAACACGATTAAGAACAGCAGCGTATTCATCATTAGCTTTCTCGGGAGGTCCACAGTGCTCCTCACAGTCACAGAAATGAATTGGGTAAGAAGGGACTTCGATGTTTCTGAAACTGTATTTGTGCTTTCCACAGCCTTTAAAAGGCAAAGCCTTCAGCTGTAAAAAACAGGTCCTAGGTTAGAAGAATGCACTTCCATGAAAAtacctgttttttttatctacaTACTGCATTGTATTTGTTACAAACACGATTCAACAAGAGGTTAGCCACGTAAAGTTTCGTATTTAATTTGCTGTGCTTATTCAATACCAGATCTTACAAATTACACCCGCTTAATTTGGCCCAAATTCCATAAAAAATGAACATGACTAGACCATCAGTCCATGCTTCACAGTGAGGTTGCAGCTATATGACGATGGTAACCACACGCAGTACAGAAAGTACAAAGTAGTAATTCAAATGTCACCCTAGTATAGTCACACAAACAACATATGTTCTCGATAATCGACaatttgcaaaaaatatgaaacatGCAAACCAAGATTCATGCAAGAAACAACTCACCTTCCTCAATTTCGGGAAGTAGATGTTAACCTTACTGTCCAAAGCATCCTTATCCGGCTTTGGCTTCTCCTCCTGCTTCTCCACATTGTTTTTTACTGCCATTTCCTGAGCTGCCGCCGCTTCCTGCTCCCACTCTCGCTTCAGGCGAACGAGGTAGTGCTCCTTGGCCTTCTCCAGTTTAAGCTTCCCTCCTTTCCATTTACACCCATTGTACTACACAGAAAATTTAACATCGTCTCAGACATTCTCAACGCAACTGCAAATGTGACACCAAAACAACTATAGGTGACCCCAGAAACAAAAACTAAGTCTTCTTGGGCAAATTAGTCCGTTGCAAATCTCCACTACGTCACCAGTTAAACTAACAGATAGGATCGAAAAACCCCAATCTGCTAGTACTAATTGCTATCGTAGAGGAAAGGTAGCAAGATGGTTGGATTGGATGGATGGGGGCTACGTACGGTGGAGAAGAGCTTGGCGAGGGCCTTGTCGGAGGGGCAGTGGAAGTCGACGTAGGCGAAGCAGCGGCCGCTGCTGCGCACGAActggacgccggcgacgcggCCAAGGGAGCCGAACACGCCCCCCAGGTCGGCCGCGGTCACACCCTCCGCCAGCCCGCCCACGAAGATCCGCGCGACGGTGCTCCCGCCggctccctcctcctctgccgccaTGAGAAGAGAGGTTCCTTCGGGTGGTTGGAGAAGGGATGCTGCGGAGTGcagaggacggcggcggcggcggcgagggcaaGGGCGAGGAAAAGGGCGACAGCGACGAGGCTGCTTTCACGAAGAGATTCGTGCGGCGTCTCAGCATCGACGGACAAAGAGACTCTTTTCACACAGGCTAGCGCTCGGTCCCTGACATGCGAGACCCCGGAGCGaacatgttttttgtttttttcttgagcGAACGGAGCGAACATGTTGACTGGTCAAGTGAAGGCTGGCGTTAATTGGGCCGAAATAAGGGTCAGCCCGGAGCCCATTCGGAATTTCGGATCTATCGAGCGCACCTAGAAAATTAATGCACAATtctcaaataaaaaataaaaaattaatgcACAAGGATATTCCATTTGTTGGAAAATTAGAGGTGCACGATTTTGGTAGATTGTTTGTCTGAAGGATCAAACATTATCCGGAATGAGCTGAAGTCAAGTTGTGACAGCATGTTCCATACTCATAATACTGCATCGGACAAGTTTCATGCATTGCCGCTTGCGAGTCAACTGTTTAAGAATAGTCATATACTCATATGAAAACCTTATAGAggacaaaaaaaagtgtttCGTCTGTTTAGCTGATTcttgctttccttttttcgCTCAAAAAACAAAGCTGATTCTTGCTACATACCAATTAATTCTAGTAAACAAGGGTTGTAATAGAGTAGCGCATGAGTTAGCCTAATTAACTAAAAGAGATGTAGAGGGCGCGGTCTTGCGGCTTGAGTGCCTCCTTGCATTTCGGAGCTGCTGCTCGCTGATTTGTGATCTTTCTTGTATCCATCAATAAAACCCATGTTCCGTcgcaaaaatgaaaataataattggtGTGTTGCATTTG includes:
- the LOC100844991 gene encoding putative vacuolar cation/proton exchanger 4 isoform X1; protein product: MHISRDQGAMTSTAAAAGSDARRLLPGRQNSHQMDRINGKSQKSATQVPPFAGGAEDFEEAETLIAPEAMSQRLGLERNAGFVSLGFFHSVKIVLLKSKLNVLIPCGFLAILVNYLTGNHGWVFPLTLLGIIPLAERLGFATEQLAFFTGPTVGGLLSATFGNATELIISIHALRIGKLRVVQQSLLGSILSNLLLVLGCAFFSGGVTCGKREQNFRKSDAVVSSGLLLMAVLGLLPPTVLHYTHSEVHSGKSGLALSRFSSCIMLVAYACYIYFELSSSRHREESNEGRVDNVVNDNDGEAPEISKWEAIAWLAILTTWISVLSDYLVDAIDGASKAWNIPVAFISVILLPIVGNAAEHTSAVMFAMKDKLDLSLGVAIGSSTQMSMFGIPFCVVIGWMMGQPMDLNFHLFETASLLMTVLVVAFLLQDGTSNCLKGLMLFLCYLIVAASFYVHSDQDPDGNQPPEN
- the LOC100845300 gene encoding uncharacterized protein LOC100845300 isoform X1 produces the protein MAAEEEGAGGSTVARIFVGGLAEGVTAADLGGVFGSLGRVAGVQFVRSSGRCFAYVDFHCPSDKALAKLFSTYNGCKWKGGKLKLEKAKEHYLVRLKREWEQEAAAAQEMAVKNNVEKQEEKPKPDKDALDSKVNIYFPKLRKLKALPFKGCGKHKYSFRNIEVPSYPIHFCDCEEHCGPPEKANDEYAAVLNRVAYEKERTIMNSVMSKLLEKDNEHFDSLEIQKHDVDVNTTDTEPSDSENDLPIDETEETPEEALDDLQMEEAEDPSEEELDDDLVINIVPRKAKNSAVELNSGKQVVSKFQDEQFRKRQQLEETFQQKKRQKSEDLSEPRNKKQSTSLISGRTTEKKSLPAISGANQNEQKTPLFSGKGTHGDRDTSSSRLQGVEALTGSSTNNEGSQNVIASEPKKGSIWTQKSAWRDLVGGMGGASFSLSQVLPNTNPAPPEPQNVTESSVSHTESRREVKLGVKSLKSLGATTEHSLEQKLLSSMGMPSTGTKVGSAVHDTGEHDEKNKVEEVHEENNKAEQVRVVPKITISEVCPFMRNRESEQQWSKAKKVLTGFIKKGDEKTGHNNARKGKPPSRRR
- the LOC100844991 gene encoding putative vacuolar cation/proton exchanger 4 isoform X2, which translates into the protein MSQRLGLERNAGFVSLGFFHSVKIVLLKSKLNVLIPCGFLAILVNYLTGNHGWVFPLTLLGIIPLAERLGFATEQLAFFTGPTVGGLLSATFGNATELIISIHALRIGKLRVVQQSLLGSILSNLLLVLGCAFFSGGVTCGKREQNFRKSDAVVSSGLLLMAVLGLLPPTVLHYTHSEVHSGKSGLALSRFSSCIMLVAYACYIYFELSSSRHREESNEGRVDNVVNDNDGEAPEISKWEAIAWLAILTTWISVLSDYLVDAIDGASKAWNIPVAFISVILLPIVGNAAEHTSAVMFAMKDKLDLSLGVAIGSSTQMSMFGIPFCVVIGWMMGQPMDLNFHLFETASLLMTVLVVAFLLQDGTSNCLKGLMLFLCYLIVAASFYVHSDQDPDGNQPPEN
- the LOC100845300 gene encoding uncharacterized protein LOC100845300 isoform X2, which encodes MAAEEEGAGGSTVARIFVGGLAEGVTAADLGGVFGSLGRVAGVQFVRSSGRCFAYVDFHCPSDKALAKLFSTYNGCKWKGGKLKLEKAKEHYLVRLKREWEQEAAAAQEMAVKNNVEKQEEKPKPDKDALDSKVNIYFPKLRKLKALPFKGCGKHKYSFRNIEVPSYPIHFCDCEEHCGPPEKANDEYAAVLNRVAYEKERTIMNSVMSKLLEKDNEHFDSLEIQKHDVDVNTTDTEPSDSENDLPIDETEETPEEALDDLQMEEAEDPSEEELDDDLVINIVPRKAKNSAVELNSGKQVVSKDEQFRKRQQLEETFQQKKRQKSEDLSEPRNKKQSTSLISGRTTEKKSLPAISGANQNEQKTPLFSGKGTHGDRDTSSSRLQGVEALTGSSTNNEGSQNVIASEPKKGSIWTQKSAWRDLVGGMGGASFSLSQVLPNTNPAPPEPQNVTESSVSHTESRREVKLGVKSLKSLGATTEHSLEQKLLSSMGMPSTGTKVGSAVHDTGEHDEKNKVEEVHEENNKAEQVRVVPKITISEVCPFMRNRESEQQWSKAKKVLTGFIKKGDEKTGHNNARKGKPPSRRR